One genomic region from Osmerus mordax isolate fOsmMor3 chromosome 4, fOsmMor3.pri, whole genome shotgun sequence encodes:
- the LOC136941911 gene encoding Fanconi anemia group A protein isoform X2, which translates to MSLTASSQCFTQKRTLSSLLSGRVAKKQRQEDAQQLQKAAVQLLNQHQNLPNLLLEVGNPKPCNVMDKETMGRKESVSDSPTPHIGGSLLVSELRRQAAELGVPVAVLSVRMVLDRVQQLTSSTLEGEKKHALLNTTQRRQLCALLHSTQQLLSLGAFCSRLFWREYWRDQEQVHLEVVYHLHVLNILTLESILESERAVCSWLGAELRAVCGGTGSAEEEDEEEEVRHKVLTLVVMVLVKAGFRETQDPAAQDRDPGPAAQDGNLPQLCSSLLEQQLCWVLDASGRQHRDTAAELWVQLFDATLCGESVSPDALRRFFTHTLTHTLTYRPRLTVSDAVSMQSGWSFSCSSRLLTALFQKVLETQEVNWQHVLCFLSTLLVFNPDTQSSLQELLSKLLKSAFEGYNLESMITAFLLARQGALEGPALFPSYSHWFKMSFGGANSCHSNSKKSLVFLLKFLSDLVPFDPPQYLKVHLLHPPYVAVKHRSLLKEYVSLAKTRLADLKVSLEDMGLYEDVSGAAAPVQPQCQAGQDAEKAVSLYESTGRISATVMEASIFRRPYFLTRFLPALMTPRLLPVKADAQMRFIEALRKAEKIPPAQYSSYVQSCQQERQRQQDGGVCVQEDDDPLEVLKSQLQEFRGLVTQGDHGEVSSQLARMSHTLGVIYPGRTDTLIGQTAVKLYTDTRTPPELHVKVVNLVLRSFCQCLLDASRLHPPNRQSPWASQFVSTLLGHSQLLSALLHRLWDLLANQGPSLSAAHVLGLGAFVSHLHASQSHCPLVQLCPAVLPGPVPVSEALGSALSCTTHADMLFCVRFCVAAMSYGLCRGDSQPDPRQYTPAWLCRKLLYLVPRLLPEARDDLPARGAGAGRPGTGVEGLWPEGQEQGQWSSLTDDSAPWRTSVRALWSHAAFRLTLQLPQCQVSFSEWLATELRVQRSEDALSDPDRQEYHQWACMQRYLPCPVEQGGCGGDQRRLCSDILNAILDLHTCSLQSPPATGTCLPDLLCTLQEVVYEMELTGQSQGAKVQTGHFLLDVLSQKCPLTPAPQPISSQLSLQQTVHVWNRVLLSLPAVMLVTVRTEAGRTTLDCQALIDHVNLYQRQVCSPAGLLPYHLTAHLLKGVLGASMRCEHPSREVNQAWSQISLLCPLFLVSAVRWWGRLRVVLECVWRGQSDGDHLPEQLQLLQTCCLWAPRLEKGVATVPTGPPLLLAATLHSAWTGRGQSIQTSVDWLCEVKERQVLVYLLYLCVTDLLTTLLQPQEVKGHQKGAELCPHILSLLVPSSDWLLLFKSPGPDQGLYQSVAMVTSDEHTRLMPLAFYSLVLQLSPEDQDRTGRTPGFLHSAVLCYVSLLNLFLDGSTPRPIADLSTDQMDLSQILGSAQSFLLRSLSVGSAPFLSSSQLTQLEALCSELDPAVAGALSAHLSQEMDFL; encoded by the exons ATGTCGCTAACTGCTTCAAGTCAATGTTTTACTCAGAAAAGGACACTTTCGTCCCTCCTTT CTGGCCGTGTTGCTAAGAAGCAACGACAGGAGGACGCGCAACAGCTTCAAAAGGCAGCAGTCCAGCTGCTGAACCAACACCAGAATCTCCCAAACCTGCtcctggaggtgggg AACCCTAAGCCATGCAATGTGATGGACAAGGAGACAATGGGAAGGAAGGAGTCTGTCAGTGACAGTCCCACACCCCACATTGGGGGTTCATTGCTGG TCAGTGAGCTGCGTCGTCAGGCTGCGGAGCTAGGCGTACCAGTCGCTGTCCTGTCAGTGAGGATGGTGCTGGATAGAGTACAGCAACTGACCTCCAGCACcctggagggggagaaaaagcATGCTCTGCTTAACACCACTCAGAGG CGGCAACTGTGTGCGCTGCTCCACTCCACCcagcagctgctctctctcGGAGCCTTCTGCTCCCGGCTCTTCTGGCGGGAATACTGGAGAGACCAG GAGCAGGTCCACTTAGAGGTGGTGTACCATCTCCACGTTCTCAACATCCTAACTCTGGAGTCCATCCTAGAGAG TGAGCGAGCAGTGTGTTCCTGGCTGGGGGCGGAGCtaagggctgtgtgtggagggacaggctctgcagaggaagaggacgaagaggaggaagtCCGCCACAAGGTTCTCACCC TGGTGGTGATGGTTCTGGTGAAGGCGGGGTTCCGAGAGACCCAGGACCCAGCAGCGCAGGACAGAGACCCAGGACCAGCAGCGCAGGACGGGAACCTCCCCCAGCTCTGTAGCTCTCTCCTGGAACAGCAGCTCTGCT GGGTGCTGGATGCCTCAGGACGACAGCACAGGGACACAGCAGCTGAGCTCTG ggTTCAGCTGTTCGATGCGACCTTGTGCGGAGAGTCGGTATCACCGGACGCACTTCGCCgtttcttcacacacactctcacacacacgctcacctacAGGCCCCGCCTCACAG TGTCAGACGCCGTATCCATGCAGAGTGGCTGGAGCTTCTCTTGCAGCAGCCGCTTACTCACCGCGCTGTTCCAGAAG GTGCTAGAGACCCAGGAAGTCAACTGGCAGCATGTGCTCTGCTTCCTGTCCACTCTGCTGGTCTTTAACCCAGACACCCAGTCCAGcctccaag AGCTGCTGTCCAAACTGTTAAAGTCAGCGTTTGAGGGGTACAACCTGGAGAGCATGATcactgccttcctgctggcccGCCAGGGGGCGCTAGAGGGCCCGGCCCTCTTCCCTTCTTACAGCCACTGGTTCAAG atGTCGTTTGGGGGGGCGAACAGTTGCCACAGCAACAGTAAAAAGTCCCTGGTGTTCCTGCTCAAGTTCTTGTCGGACCTGGTGCCCTTTGACCCTCCACAGTACCTGAAG gtccacctcctccaccccccctacgTAGCAGTAAAGCATCGCAGCCTGCTCAAGGAGTATGTCTCTCTGGCCAAGACCAGACTGGCCGACCTTAAG GTCTCGCTGGAAGACATGGGTCTTTATGAAGATGTCTCAGGGGCAGCAGCACCAGTTCAG CCCCAGTGCCAGGCTGGCCAGGATGCGGAGAAGGCGGTGTCTCTGTACGAGAGCACCGGGAGGATCTCTGCCACTGTCATGGAAGCAAG TATCTTCCGGAGGCCCTACTTCCTGACTCGATTCCTCCCAGCCCTCATGACCCCCCGCCTG ctgCCCGTGAAGGCGGACGCCCAGATGAGGTTCATAGAAGCACTGAGGAA aGCAGAGAAGATTCCACCTGCTCAGTACTCCTCCTATGTCCAGTCGTgtcagcaagagagacagaggcagcaaGATG gaggagtgtgtgtgcaggaggacGACGACCCTCTGGAGGTGTTGAAGTCTCAGCTGCAGGAGTTCAGAGGCTTGGTGACGCAGGGGGATCATGGAG agGTGTCCTCCCAGCTTGCCAGGATGTCTCACACCCTGGGTGTTATCTACCCGGGCCGTACGGACACCCTGATTGGCCAGACCGCCGTCAAGCTCtacacagacacgcgcacacctCCGGAACTACACGTCAAA GTTGTCAACCTGGTTCTGAGGAGCTTCTGTCAGTGTCTTCTGGATGCCAGCAGGCTCCACCCTCCAAACAG GCAGAGCCCGTGGGCGTCCCAGTTCGTGAGCACCCTGCTGGGGCACAGCCAGCTGCTCTCCGCCCTGCTCCACCGCCTCTGGGACCTGCTGGCCAACCAg GGTCCCTCGTTGAGTGCAGCTCATGTTCTCGGCCTGGGGGCTTTTGTTTCGCACCTCCATGCAAGCCAGTCCCACTGCCCCCTGGTCCAGCTGTGTCCGGCCGTGCTGCCCGGCCCGGTGCCAGTCTCGGAGGCGCTCGGCTCCGCCCTGTCCTGCACCACACACGCCGACATGCTCTTCTGCGTCCG CTTCTGTGTGGCAGCCATGAGCTACGGCCTCTGCAGAGGAGACTCCCAGCCTGACCCCCGGCAGTACACTCCAGCCTGGCTGTGCAGGAAG ctgCTGTATCTGGTCCCCAGACTTCTGCCCGAGGCGCGGGACGATCTCCCcgccaggggggcgggggcggggaggccggggacaggCGTGGAGGGGCTGTGGCCcgagggacaggagcagggccagTGGAGCAGTCTGACTGACGACAGCGCCCCCTGGAGGACATCTGTCCGGGCTCTGTGGAGCCACGCTGCATTCCGGCTCACACTACAACTCCCACAGTGCCAG GTGTCTTTCTCAGAGTGGCTGGCCACTGAGCTCAGGGTGCAGAGGAGTGAAGATGCTCTGTCTGATCCAGATAG GCAGGAGTACCATCAGTGGGCCTGTATGCAGCggtacctgccctgccctgtggagcagggaggctgtggaggagaccagaggaggctCTGCTCTGACATCCTCAACGCCATCCTGGACCTGCACACCTGCTCCCTCCAGAGC CCCCCCGCCACAGGAACCTGCCTCCCTGACCTGCTCTGCACACTGCAG gaggttgTGTATGAGATGGAGCTGACCGGTCAGTCTCAGGGTGCCAAGGTTCAGAcaggtcacttcctgttggaTGTACTGTCTCAGAAATGCCCTTTGACCCCTGCGCCCCAGCCAATAAGCAGTCAGCTGAGCCTGCAGCAGACTGTACATGTCTGGAACAG GGTTTTACTGTCCCTTCCCGCGGTGATGTTGGTCACAGTGAGGACTGAAGCAGGAAGGACAACTCTGGACTGTCAGGCTCTGATAGACCATGTCAACCTGTACCAG aggCAGGTGTGTTCCCCGGCTGGTTTACTGCCCTACCACCTGACAGCACACCTCTTAAAG GGGGTGCTGGGTGCCAGTATGAGGTGTGAGCATCCTTCCAGAGAGGTGAACCAggcctggtctcagatcagcctcctctgccccctgttCCTGGTCTCTGCTGTG cgatGGTGGGGCCGTCTCCGCGTggtgctggagtgtgtgtggcggggacAGTCCGACGGAGATCATCTTCCAGAGCAGCTCCAGCTGCTGCAGACCTGCTGCCTCTGGGCCCCCAG gtTAGAGAAGGGTGTGGCCACCGTGCCAACTGGCCCGCCCCTGTTGCTGGCGGCCACTCTGCACTCTGCATGGACAGGGCGGGGCCAGAGCATCCAGACGAGTGTTGATTGGCTGTGTGAAGTGAAGGAGAGGCAG GTCCTGGTGTACCTGCTGTACCTTTGTGTGAcagacctcctcaccacccTTCTCCAACCCCAG GAGGTGAAGGGTCACCAGAAAGGAGCGGAGCTGTGTCCTCACATCCTGTCCCTGCTTGTCCcctcctctgattggctgctgctctTCAAGTCTCCTGGCCCAG ACCAGGGCCTGTACCAGTCTGTAGCCATGGTTACCTCAGATGAGCACACCAGGCTGATGCCGCTGGCCTTTTACAG tctggtTCTCCAGCTGAGTCCAGAGGACCAGGACAGAACAGGGAGAACTCCAGGGTTCCTCCATTCTGCCGTCCTCTGCTACGTCTCCCTGCTCAACCTCTTCCTGGACGGAAGCACGCCACGACCAATCGCTGACCTCTCCACTGATCAG ATGGACCTGTCCCAGATTCTGGGTTCAGCTCAGAGCTTCCTGCTGAGATCCCTCTCTGTCGGCTCCGCCCCCTTCCTGTCCAGCAGCCAGctcacccag CTGGAGGCCCTGTGCTCTGAGCTGGACCCAGCTGTAGCAGGAGCTCTGTCTGCCCACCTCAGCCAGGAGATGGACTTCCTGTAG